Sequence from the Aspergillus nidulans FGSC A4 chromosome III genome:
AGGGGTTTGAAATTGGGTGTATACTCCACAGAGGAGATCCGCTCCTATAAGAATCAATCATGAGTATTTCTTGTATGCTCCACCGCTACTCTGCAGAACGGTTTGAAATACGACTGACCAGGGAGGATCAACCCAAAACGGCGCGGGAGCCTATAGTAACCAAGCTTAGAAATAAGCATGAAGTTCGACCAAGCGAAGTAGATCTGTTACGCCGTCAGTAAGGTCATTTGCCATGGTAGCATGGGTTATCAACGAACGCGGGCCCCCCCCCCGGAGGGTTATGAGAGGGTTCCAAGCTGATTCAGAGCAGGAGCATACGAAGGAGAGAAGTGTTTTGTGGGAAAAtagaggagttggagagcgaggagcgAGGCGAAAACGTGGGACTGGAGAGTACCCTAAGAGGAAAGTGCCATGCTCAAAGTCCTCCCTACTCTTCCGTCCAGCACTTGAAGAAACCCTTCACTCTTCACGCCCTTTGTCATCCCAAGCAATATTTCCACATACGGCCCCTCACATTCCAGTACGGAATGACGCGGGAGAGGACCATGCAAGAGACTGGATTAGATATTGCCCTCATCTCTCTGGTTCTTCTCTTGGCTGTCCTGCGCTGCAACGAGAATCCTGGCAACCGACTGGCCAACTCATTGTTTGCATACTCTGTACAAAGGTGTTGGCTGGATGTCTGTGCCTGCATTGTGTGACATCGTTCCCACCATACAAAGTCAGTGTCTGCCCCGAGTATCTTCTACCCCTCATATGTACATCACCGGATCAGCGTACATCACAAGAGACTGACTTGATGCAGATCCGTGCATGACCCAGCCCAACCCGAGCCAAGTGACACGCTAACAGCCAGATTCAAAGAGAAATGCGGAGGTCCCGTCATTAACCCACTACTTGCCCCCCTGCGGCTCGGCGTATATCCTCAGCACATATAACGCATAAACAGAAGGCTGAAATGGCTATGGACACACAGAGATCCGTTTCGGCCTCGCCGTGAAGGCGAATGTTGTCGGACGAACAGGCTTGGAGCGATCCGCTTCGTTTGGCacagcagatgctgggaGTGCCATCCACGCAGGTACAGAGCACATGGGACAATCGAGTCTTGCCGGTCCGGTCCTCGGGTTACGGATTAAGTAGGCGAACGCTGCAAGCTGAGGTGCTGATACTTGCACAGCATAGCGGACCAGGGTTCGTTAGTGCTTACACGTTGAGACCGGAGCCTCCTAAGGTATAATAATTTCGCGGTTCGCCACCCAGCAGTTATACGCCCAGCAGACTCTCGAAGTTTGATAATAGGGTGTTCAATCTTGTGGTACGTAGTATGGAGTATTCGTGCAGTACACGGATCATTTCAGAATGCCGTACGCCCTAGACATTGGATATCCCTGCCGTTGGCTTGACGAAAGTAAAATCGTGACACCGGCACCAGTCCTCGCATGGTTTCATCGTCCTTAAGTATGATTTAAATTGGTAGAAACAGCAAACAGCAAACAACGAGCTTGCGTTCCCGCCCATGTTTCTATTGCCAACCGTTACGCGATTCAGGGGTCACATATTTAGGGACAAGCTGTCCTAATTTTCATAAATCATCATACAAGCCGCCTTTGAGAATCATAACTCAGGCCGTGAGAATCCGCCAGAAGAAGAGTTAACATAGAAAGCAGAGACATATAAAACAGAGACATTGACGCTCTCAACTCATCTCTTTGCCGCATGCGTCTTCGAGCTGCGCGCCAACTGTATGCAGAACTCTCCCCACTCACTCCCACCACTACTGGGCAAGATTTCCTCCGCAATAGCCTCCTCCAGTCGTTCGCCATATCGCCGCCGGAACTCAACCTTTACATTCTCAAGATGTCTCGGTTCCCAGTGGAGGCGAACAAGTCTGGAAATCAACAACTCCGATCTCTCTCTACCAGACCGGGACTCCCGAAGAGcctgatggagaagaagtgCATCGCGCATAGGTCGGTTGATTGCTCCATTCAAAATATGTGCTAGAGTTTCACCCTATTCACAGATAAGTATAAAGAACctgaaggaaagagaagagaactCACCACAAGATTTTGAGATTTCTGAATCATATCCCGCGCAAAGTTCCGCTGGTAGATTTTGTCGTAGGCGCGCAGGACCTCGCGCAAATGCGAGTCGCTCCGGCGCACAATGATATATATCATGGCCGTCTCGCCACCGTTCCGTGAAACAAGAGCTGCATGGAGAGCCTGGACGTCACGATGGACAAGCTCAGCATCAATGGGATCGCGCTCGCTCTGCCTGCCCTCTTCGAGCGCGAGTAGGACCGCTGTGCGGAACTTGTCTGCCTTCAGCTCGGCCTTCATGCACTTCTCTAGACTGTCGAGGTACCGCGAGTCCTTGAAGGATTCCTTGATCTCGCGCATCTCGCCGTTACTGCGGCCAAAGAGGGACTCGATGAGGAGCTCGCGTCTGGACGAGCCAGACTGGTAATAGCAGTTTGCCCAGAAGGCTTCCGATTCCCAGCGGCCGAGGGCGGTTGCGTAGCAGACTTTGCCGAAGGCGCTGTTGCCCAATTTGACGCGAATGTGTTTGGCCAGGTTGACACCCTTGCCGTGGATCTTAACGTGCTTCTTGTATTCCTTTCGGAGGTCGAGCATCTCGTGATTGGTTAGGTGAGGGAGCACCTGGATTAGAGTTTTGGTGTCAATGTTTCGCGAGTGCGAAAGGGCGTCACGCAGCGCGAGGGCGTCGTCTGTGGCATCGTAGAAGGATACCTCTTTCCGTCGGTCTGTGCTAGGAGATACCAGGGCAACAGAATCGGGGCCGCCGCCTCTAGAGTCTCTGGATTCGTGGCGTCCATGCCGTATGCGGCTGCTTCCTCGTTTAGAGCGATCGCTCTTGGGCTCCTTGAGGcctccttcttcgtctttggaTTTCTTGGACttgcgtcttcttcgccgttcGCTATCTGTGCTGTGATCCAGCGGTTCGAGGTCAGAGACATCGTCGTCTCTAGGCGCGATCAGGATCGGCGACGGCATGGGGGATATGCTTTGGTATGTCCCCTTGTATGCCTCTAGCAATGGGCTGGCCGGTGGGTTATTAGGATCAGGACCAGAAACACTCAGGTTGTTGGTGGAGACGCTGAGGCTGGCCGGACGAGTATGTCGACTTCCCGGCGCAATCTCAACATACTGTGATCCACTCGTAGCCGTGGTCGAGTACTGAGGGGCTGTAGTATACCTAACCCCGGCGTATTGGCCGTCGCTTGTCTGGCCACTGGCCTTGGAAGGCGGTGCGTACGTAGTTGCCGTCGCGGGCTTCGCCGAGTACCGGACATTGGGGTCAATTTGCGCATACTTAAAAGCAGGTGGGTTGGCGTAGAGATTGGGGTCTCCCGAAGGATTGCGTTGATGGCTCGCCGCGCTCACGGGTGCGGCATATGGCG
This genomic interval carries:
- the anxc4 gene encoding annexin ANXC4 (transcript_id=CADANIAT00005612), translated to MSLQVNDPRSRGRSRSPSGRTRDRSTSRDPRLPSPGPGPDPARKSGYLLAETVDEKARTRSRSRGASPLRGYRKTSRYDSDSEHEREREREREARDSYTRLRNDRDYYYHSDSGESRGATKRSSQRYSQPPQRSSAQLDAYSDEDIYSDSDDDLAYGDIPGSLERGYYGYKGNSAATRPPSEKPLMTGALNAGTSPRHSAEAVSGYSRYAPGHPARTGPPTSETQSAWAPVPDCEKPGFVPPTSAGDSMPGAFPTTTSGLPTTQYVSSDPVQNPYVQWNTQPPTSGAPYAAPVSAASHQRNPSGDPNLYANPPAFKYAQIDPNVRYSAKPATATTYAPPSKASGQTSDGQYAGVRYTTAPQYSTTATSGSQYVEIAPGSRHTRPASLSVSTNNLSVSGPDPNNPPASPLLEAYKGTYQSISPMPSPILIAPRDDDVSDLEPLDHSTDSERRRRRKSKKSKDEEGGLKEPKSDRSKRGSSRIRHGRHESRDSRGGGPDSVALVSPSTDRRKEVSFYDATDDALALRDALSHSRNIDTKTLIQVLPHLTNHEMLDLRKEYKKHVKIHGKGVNLAKHIRVKLGNSAFGKVCYATALGRWESEAFWANCYYQSGSSRRELLIESLFGRSNGEMREIKESFKDSRYLDSLEKCMKAELKADKFRTAVLLALEEGRQSERDPIDAELVHRDVQALHAALVSRNGGETAMIYIIVRRSDSHLREVLRAYDKIYQRNFARDMIQKSQNLVGETLAHILNGAINRPMRDALLLHQALRESRSGRERSELLISRLVRLHWEPRHLENVKVEFRRRYGERLEEAIAEEILPSSGGSEWGEFCIQLARSSKTHAAKR